The sequence below is a genomic window from Oscillospiraceae bacterium.
GATTCTGTCCATCGCCGCCCTGGGGCTGGGGGCGGCCAGCGCCGTGGGGGTGGACATCGACCCCAAGGCGGTGGGCGTGGCCTACGAGAACGCCGCCATGAACGGCATCGGCCGGGACCGCTACACCGTCCGGGCGGGGGACGTGCTCTCCGACCTCGCCCTGGTGGAGGAGCTGGCCGGGACGCGGTACGATCTGGTGCTGGCCAACATCGTGGCCGACGTGATCATCCCCCTGTCCGCCGTGGTGGGGCGCTTTTTGACCCCCGGCGGCACGTTCATCTGCTCCGGCATCATCGACACCCGTGCCGACGAGGTGCGCACCGCCCTGGAGCGCAGCGGCCTTGCGGTGGCGGAGCGGCGGGAGAAAAACGGCTGGGTGGCCTTCACGGCCCGGGTGCGCCGGGAGGACTGACATGGAGATGAAGGTCTTGCGGCCCCGGATCCCGGCCGGGCGGCGGGTGCTGGCGGTGAGCGACATCCACGGCAACCTGCCCCTGCTGAAGGCCCTGCTGGAGCGGTGTTGCTTCACCCGGGAGGACGTGCTGATTATCGTGGGCGACATCCTGGAGAAGGGGGAGCGCAGCCTGGAGACCCTGCGCTATGTGATGGCGCTGTCCCAAACCCACAAGGTGTACGCCCTGTCCGGCAACTGCGACAGCATGGTGCTGGACTTCGTCCAGGGGGGCAAAGGGGTCAGCGAGGCATTTTTGCGCTGGTACCTGGACCACTGGGGGGAGCGCTGCTGCCTCGTCCAGATGGGGCTGGAGGCGGGCTTCCGCCTGGAGCGGTTCGAGGACGTGCCCCGGCTGCGGGAGGTCATCAAGGCCCGCTTCGCCCCAGAGCTGGCCTTCCTGGAGGGCATGGGCGTGGTGCTGGAGGCGGGGGAGTACCTCTTTGTCCACGGGGGCGTGCCCCGGGAGGATAATTTGGAGCGCCTGGCCCCCTGGAAGTGCATGAAATGCGACGATTTCCTGGGCCGGGGGTACGCCTTCCGCAAATGGGTGGTGGTCGGACACTGGCCGGTGAGCAATTACGACGCCGGAATCCCCTGCGCCAACCCCCTGGTGGAGCGGGCGCGGCACATCATCTCCATCGACGGGGGCTGCTCCCTCAAGCCGGACGGGCAGCTCAACGCCCTGATCCTGCCCGACATTACACGGGGGGAGTTCTCCTGGGTGAGCTGCGACGGCCTGCCGTCCGCCGTGGCCCTGGAGGGGCAGACCCCCTCCCCAGACCCCCTGTACATCCGCTGGGCGGACAACCGGGTGCGGGTGCTGGAGCGGGGGGCGGAGTTCAGCCGCTGCCGCCACGAGGCGAGCGGGCGGGAGCTGGACGTGCTGACGGGCTACCTCTATGAGCTGGAGGACGGCTGGCACTGCGAGAACTCCACCGATTACCTGCTGCCCGTGGCGCCCGGGGACGTGCTGGGGGTGGTGGAGCGCACCTCCCGGGGGGCGCTGTGCAAAAAAGACGGGGTGACGGGCTGGTACCTGGGAAAAATGGAACAAAATCAGGAGAAAACCCCTTGACTTGTTCCATTTCCACTGATATACTACTATAGCCGCTTTGACTGGGTCCGGAAGTGGGACGCCTGCGTCCCCACCCCCGACAGCGAGCCCGTAATGAAGGAGTTGAATTCAGTATGCACGCTATCATCGAGACCGGCGGCAAGCAGTACAAGGTGGCCGAGGGCGATACCCTCTTCATCGAGAAGCTGCCCCAGGAGGCCGGCGAGACCGTGACCTTCGACAAGGTCCTGGCCGTCATCGACGGCGACAAGGCCACCATCGGCACTCCCGTGGTGTCCGGCGCCAAGGTGGACGCCTCCATCGTGAAGAACGGCAAGGGCAAGAAGATCATGATCTTCAAGTACAACCCGAAGAAGGGCTACCGCAAGCGCCAGGGCCACCGCCAGCCGTACACCAAGGTGACCGTCGGCAAGATCTCCGTGTAATGACCACGGTCTCTTTCCATCTGGAGGGCGAGCGCATTGTGGGCTTCACCGTGAAGGGCCACAGCGGCTACGCCGAAGCGGGAAGCGATGTTTTGTGCGCGGCCGTGACCAGCGCCGTCCGCCTGACCGAGTGCGCCGTCAACGACGTGCTGGGCCTGGGGGCCGCCGTCAGGGTGCGCGAAAAGGACGCTTCCATCTCCCTAAAACTCCCCGGCGCCCTGGGCGCGACCAACGAGAGTACCTGCCAGACCCTTCTGGCGGCGCTGATGGTCTACCTGGCCGAGCTGCACGAGGAGTATCCTGAACATCTTTTGGTGGTGGAGGAGGAGTAGCCTCCCCGGCCCCATGTATCTGCACACTGTTTGGAGGTGTACGAGAATGCTGAAGATTGGTATCCAGTTCTTCGCCCACAAAAAGGGCGTCGGCTCCACCCGCAACGGCCGCGACTCCGAGTCCAAGCGCCTGGGCGTGAAGCGGGGCGACGGCCAGTTCGTCCTGGCCGGCAATATCCTGGTCCGCCAGCGCGGCACCCATATCCACCCCGGCGAGGGCGTGGGCAAGGGCAGCGACGACACCCTGTTCGCTCTGCGCGACGGCAAGGTCAAGTTCGAGCGGATGGGCAAGGACCGCAAGCAGGTCTCCATTGTGGAGATTGCGCAGTAACCTGAAAAACGGGTATACTAAAAGCCTCGAACGGTTTTCCCGTTCGGGGCTTTTGCTTTAAGGAGGTGGCAGAGTAAATGCCACAGTTTATCGATACGGCCAAAATCGCCGTCAAGGCGGGCAACGGCGGCAACGGCGTCGTCTCCTTCCACCGGGAGAAGTACGTGGCCTCCGGCGGGCCGGACGGCGGGGACGGCGGCCGGGGCGGGGACGTGATCCTCACCGTGGACGACCACATGTCCACCCTGATGGACTTCCGCTACAAGCGCAAATACGCCGCGGCCCCCGGCGCGGACGGCCAGGGCAAGCGCTGTTCCGGCAAAGACGGCGCGGATCTGGTGATCAAGGTCCCCCGGGGCACCGTGGTCCGGGACGCCGAGACCCGCGAGATCATCTGCGACATGTCGGGGGACGAGCCCTTCGTGCTGGCCCGGGGCGGCAACGGCGGCTGGGGCAACAAGCACTTCGCCACCCCCACCCGGCAGGTGCCCCGCTTCGCCAAGGCCGGCCTGCCCGGCCAGGCCAGGGACGTGGTGCTGGAGCTCAAGCTCCTGGCCGATGTGGGCCTGGTGGGCTTCCCCAACGTGGGCAAGTCCACGCTTTTGAGCGTGGTCAGCAAGGCCAACCCCAAAATCGCCAACTACCACTTTACCACCCTCTACCCCAACCTGGGGGTGGTCTACGTGGAGGAGGGGGTCTCCTTCGTGATGGCCGACATCCCCGGCATCATCGAGGGGGCCGCCGAGGGGGCGGGCCTGGGGCACGACTTCCTGCGCCACATCGACCGCTGCCGCCTGCTCATCCACGTGGTGGACGTGTCGGGCAGCGAGGGCCGGGATCCGGTGGAGGACTTTGCCGCCATCTGCAGGGAGCTGGAGGAGTACAGCCCCGAGCTGGCCTCCCGCCGCATGATCGTGGCGGGGAACAAGACCGACGTCGCCCCCGACACCGCCCTGGCGGACAAGCTGCGCGCCCACGTGGAGGCGCTGGGCCTGCCGTATTATGAGATCTCGGCCGCCGCCCAGCAGGGCACCCGGGAGCTGATGTACGCCGCCGCCCGGGAGCTGGCGCAGCTGCCCCCCATCGTGGTGTACGAGCCCACCTATACCCCCAGGCCCCCCCAGGTGGACACCTCCGCGCCGCTGAACATCGAGCACGTGGACGACACCTGGATCGTGGAGGGCCCCTGGCTGGAGCGGCTCATGGCCAACGTCAACTTCGGGGACTACGAGTCCCGCAACTGGTTCGACCGCATGCTGCGGGAGTCCGGCCTCTTCGACCGCCTGGAGGAGATGGGGATCCAGGACGGGGACACCGTGTCCCTGTACAACCTGGAGTTTGAGTACCAGCGCTGATAAAATCCAATCCGGTTTGGAAAGGGCCGCCCTTCGGGGCGGCCCTTTTTTGCTGCGCCCCGGCGCGGTGTCACAAATAACTTTCACGAGTTTTGAAAATGTGACCGAAATGTAACCGCCGCGCGGTATGCTAAGCACAACAAAACAAAAGCGACGTTCATGGAGGGGCCTATGGAGAAGAAAAAGGGCTGCCGGGACAGCTTCCTGGTACAGATACGCAATACGCAGAACGCCACCTGGCAGGGTACGGTAACCTGGACGCAGAGCAGGCGCAGCGAGTCCTTCCGCAGTGCGCTGGAGCTTATCAGGCTCATCAGCAGCGCGCTGGAGGAGGAGTCCGGGGAGACGGACCCGGAGCGGTAGCGGCAGACAACTCCACGGGGGGTACCCCCCGTTTCATTTCCCTTTCGGGAAATGAAGTTCCATGATTCACAAGGAGGAAACGGTTATGAAGCGGATTCAGAAATGGATTTCCCTGCTGGTCACCGGGGCCATGCTGGTCTCCCTGTTCCCCGCCGCCCTGGCGGCGGACGAGGCGGGCGGCGGGCGCGCGGTGGTAGACATTTACCACCTGGACGCGACCACCAGCGCGGTGGTGGGAAACCAGGATGTATACAGTATCCGGAACGCGGCGGAGTGCCCGGCGCTGGACAGCGACTGGGCGGATACCTACGCCAGGGACATCGACGGGTATACGTATGTCGGCAGTTCGCTGGACGACGGCAGCCTGGACGTGAGCGCCGGCGGCAGCTATCAGGTGGAGCTGTACTATGCGGACACCTCTTCCGTCTACAAGCCCGCCAACTGGAACGACCCCGTTCTGGACGAGATTATGACGGTGGAAGGCAAAGCGGTGTCCATTACGCTGAAGGATGGACAGACCTTGGATCTGAGCAGCGCCGGGGGCGGCCCCGGCGGTTATACGGTCACGGTCTACGTGCAGGGCAGCGCCACGCTTATCGGCAAGGGGAACACCGGACTGCGGCGCATTTTGGTCTCCCTCGGGGACGGCGCAGAGCTGACGGTTCGGCAGCTGAGTCTTTTCCTTGATCCTGCCAACAGCGCCGTCAGCGTGCAGGAAGGCGCCTCCGCCACCCTGATTCTGGACGGAGAAAACCGGATTAACGCCTTTACGCACAGCATTAGCGTGGCCGACGGAAGCCGGCTCGCCATCCGGCAGGTCAACGGCGGCTGGCTGAACGCTCTGGACGGCGCCGGCGCGATTGAGGGCGGCGGCACAGTCTACGCGGAGGACGTACGCCTGACCACCGGCAATATTACCGCCGACGGCGCTTACGTAAACTGCGGCCTCATGGTATCCGGCGGTATCTCCGGGCAGGTCTCCCTGACCGGCAGCACGGTGGACATCAGTGGCGGCGCGCCGGCGCTGGGCGGCGAGATTACCATTGATAACAGCGCTGTGACCGCCCGTGCGGCCAAT
It includes:
- a CDS encoding serine/threonine protein phosphatase; amino-acid sequence: MEMKVLRPRIPAGRRVLAVSDIHGNLPLLKALLERCCFTREDVLIIVGDILEKGERSLETLRYVMALSQTHKVYALSGNCDSMVLDFVQGGKGVSEAFLRWYLDHWGERCCLVQMGLEAGFRLERFEDVPRLREVIKARFAPELAFLEGMGVVLEAGEYLFVHGGVPREDNLERLAPWKCMKCDDFLGRGYAFRKWVVVGHWPVSNYDAGIPCANPLVERARHIISIDGGCSLKPDGQLNALILPDITRGEFSWVSCDGLPSAVALEGQTPSPDPLYIRWADNRVRVLERGAEFSRCRHEASGRELDVLTGYLYELEDGWHCENSTDYLLPVAPGDVLGVVERTSRGALCKKDGVTGWYLGKMEQNQEKTP
- the rplU gene encoding 50S ribosomal protein L21, with amino-acid sequence MHAIIETGGKQYKVAEGDTLFIEKLPQEAGETVTFDKVLAVIDGDKATIGTPVVSGAKVDASIVKNGKGKKIMIFKYNPKKGYRKRQGHRQPYTKVTVGKISV
- the rpmA gene encoding 50S ribosomal protein L27, whose translation is MLKIGIQFFAHKKGVGSTRNGRDSESKRLGVKRGDGQFVLAGNILVRQRGTHIHPGEGVGKGSDDTLFALRDGKVKFERMGKDRKQVSIVEIAQ
- the obg gene encoding GTPase Obg, which encodes MPQFIDTAKIAVKAGNGGNGVVSFHREKYVASGGPDGGDGGRGGDVILTVDDHMSTLMDFRYKRKYAAAPGADGQGKRCSGKDGADLVIKVPRGTVVRDAETREIICDMSGDEPFVLARGGNGGWGNKHFATPTRQVPRFAKAGLPGQARDVVLELKLLADVGLVGFPNVGKSTLLSVVSKANPKIANYHFTTLYPNLGVVYVEEGVSFVMADIPGIIEGAAEGAGLGHDFLRHIDRCRLLIHVVDVSGSEGRDPVEDFAAICRELEEYSPELASRRMIVAGNKTDVAPDTALADKLRAHVEALGLPYYEISAAAQQGTRELMYAAARELAQLPPIVVYEPTYTPRPPQVDTSAPLNIEHVDDTWIVEGPWLERLMANVNFGDYESRNWFDRMLRESGLFDRLEEMGIQDGDTVSLYNLEFEYQR